In Bdellovibrionales bacterium, the following proteins share a genomic window:
- a CDS encoding chemotaxis protein MotB, protein MAEKQPIIVVKKITIQAAGAHGGSWKVAFADFMTALMSFFLVMWLVSQSEPVKKNISDYFSTPSVIEYNFSNYGVELTLEKLFLDIINEPLKFFQAFITPTDFTPNILGMGSKKIVLHHLADQLGDLAQKVEINEDEIVFDISADQMFEYGTSKPASHFVGIMEKLKAITSGLEDSNVYVDGLIFDKTVSDGSRATARNVAEARVDLVSSQIQSSLEHPSVDVYGKSEVREAKGIRPGQKPSNGEIKFRMKQKDLTQDGRKPRELDEVFGKSKEEGSVYNNFVKQLVDNKKKSTAKEATKRERK, encoded by the coding sequence GTGGCCGAGAAACAGCCGATCATTGTGGTGAAAAAAATCACGATTCAAGCGGCGGGTGCTCATGGTGGCTCCTGGAAGGTTGCTTTTGCCGATTTCATGACGGCCTTGATGTCCTTCTTTTTAGTGATGTGGCTAGTGAGTCAGTCGGAACCGGTCAAGAAGAATATTTCTGACTATTTCTCAACTCCCAGTGTGATAGAATATAATTTTTCGAACTATGGTGTGGAGCTTACTCTCGAGAAGCTGTTCCTCGATATTATCAATGAGCCGCTTAAATTCTTTCAGGCCTTCATTACTCCCACTGATTTTACGCCTAACATTCTTGGAATGGGTTCAAAGAAGATTGTTCTTCATCACCTTGCTGATCAACTGGGAGATTTAGCTCAAAAGGTAGAGATTAACGAGGATGAAATTGTCTTCGACATTTCGGCCGATCAAATGTTTGAGTATGGGACAAGCAAGCCCGCGTCTCATTTTGTTGGTATCATGGAGAAACTCAAGGCGATTACTTCCGGTCTTGAGGATTCAAACGTTTACGTAGATGGATTGATTTTTGATAAAACTGTGAGCGACGGAAGCCGGGCCACTGCACGCAATGTTGCTGAGGCCAGGGTCGATTTGGTCTCAAGCCAAATACAATCTTCACTTGAACATCCCAGTGTTGATGTTTATGGGAAGAGTGAGGTGCGGGAGGCAAAAGGTATTCGGCCTGGACAAAAGCCGTCTAATGGTGAAATAAAATTTCGTATGAAACAAAAGGATCTCACTCAAGATGGGCGAAAACCACGTGAGCTAGATGAAGTTTTTGGAAAGTCCAAGGAAGAAGGATCTGTCTACAATAACTTTGTCAAACAGTTGGTAGATAATAAGAAGAAATCAACTGCAAAAGAAGCAACGAAGCGCGAACGAAAATAA
- the motA gene encoding flagellar motor stator protein MotA, producing MGFVGAIIVIVCVFGGYLAAGGHLHVIWQPFEVLIIGGAALGGFITANPIGTIKMAISKAIHAMLGKGPSKKDYLELLQMMFQLFQIFRKDGPQAVEKHIEEPEASEIFKAYPTFLKNHHAVDFLCDTMKITLSADLTQYDVDDLLDQDIKVAHSEEHAASHAVQAVADALPGLGIVAAVLGIVHTMDYLDQGVQTIGSLVAAALVGTFLGVLMCYGFIGPISTKMNNDIEVEGRYLSVIKAALVALQRGAPPLVCVEFARRNIFPVDRPSFDEMDTATKEAKKAA from the coding sequence ATGGGTTTTGTTGGTGCCATTATCGTGATCGTCTGTGTATTTGGCGGTTATCTAGCTGCCGGTGGGCATTTGCATGTCATTTGGCAACCATTTGAAGTGTTGATCATCGGAGGAGCTGCGCTGGGCGGCTTCATTACGGCCAATCCAATTGGCACGATCAAGATGGCAATATCCAAAGCCATCCACGCGATGCTTGGAAAGGGTCCTTCAAAAAAGGATTATCTTGAACTCTTGCAGATGATGTTTCAGCTATTTCAGATATTTCGCAAGGATGGTCCGCAGGCAGTCGAAAAACACATTGAAGAACCTGAGGCCAGTGAGATTTTTAAAGCCTATCCCACCTTCTTGAAGAATCACCACGCGGTTGACTTTTTATGTGACACCATGAAAATCACCCTTTCGGCGGATCTTACTCAATACGATGTCGATGATCTTCTTGATCAAGATATCAAGGTAGCACACTCTGAAGAGCACGCCGCATCTCATGCCGTCCAAGCTGTTGCAGATGCTCTTCCAGGGCTGGGGATTGTCGCTGCCGTTTTGGGAATCGTCCATACGATGGATTATCTGGATCAAGGTGTTCAAACAATCGGAAGTTTGGTCGCTGCAGCTCTTGTTGGAACATTTCTTGGAGTCTTGATGTGTTACGGATTTATAGGTCCAATCTCAACCAAAATGAATAATGATATAGAAGTAGAGGGTCGCTACTTATCTGTGATCAAGGCCGCGCTCGTTGCACTTCAGAGAGGTGCGCCTCCGCTTGTGTGCGTAGAATTTGCTCGTCGCAATATTTTTCCAGTGGATCGCCCCTCCTTTGATGAAATGGATACTGCAACAAAAGAAGCGAAGAAAGCCGCCTAA
- a CDS encoding sulfite exporter TauE/SafE family protein — protein sequence MIKKSLALNCTFFYFRTTLSFLVVVASLNCLGQSPSRLINNSPLKAQASLLASSLPQGGNSPLKIDLELAPDFHAYVDQFQLRLLEPEGLQLSQFEILPVVEFPDFVSKKIKKGVRTSAQLKCVLGIPEGFSLGPIKAKLELTYQACAPTFCLLPKKLVVPLEFNVVEIKEEPSSQSSLSNGGMFSQAHDKGWPFIFLTVFLAGLLTSFTPCVFPMIPITLAVIGSVGTKRSRLKNFGVSLVYVGGIALSYSLLGVGAALTGSIFGSVLGHPLVAIGFASIFTLMALGSFGLIEIQAPLFIRRRLGTFQSKSRWIGAFLSGLLAGVIAGPCVGPVLVSILAFVAQTKDPFMGFLLLFTFAVGMGQLFLALGLSTEFIHKLPKAGPWMNMTKFAFGTTMTALALFYLRPITHPRLFDGLIGLVFILISSTHGAFSPIRKIGSIKSLTKGFLFMGFLIGVLFMVKSLAPELFNEGSNGNPPHEKSEFLHGWQPYSLLRLEEAIAHDKPVIIDFYADWCVACKELETQTFSDPLVIQKIRNFLPLRFDATRTSEEFESLKQKFGILGLPTIVIYDGKKWRSDLTLTGFEDATAFLKRLTLD from the coding sequence ATGATAAAGAAGTCGTTGGCCTTAAATTGCACTTTTTTTTATTTCCGGACGACCCTTAGCTTCTTGGTTGTGGTCGCTTCCCTGAATTGCCTTGGCCAAAGCCCTTCAAGGTTGATCAACAATAGCCCCCTAAAAGCACAGGCTTCTCTCCTCGCAAGCTCCCTTCCACAGGGCGGCAATAGTCCTCTGAAAATCGACTTGGAATTGGCACCCGATTTTCATGCCTACGTGGATCAATTTCAGTTACGCCTGCTTGAACCCGAAGGTCTGCAACTTAGCCAATTTGAAATTTTGCCTGTTGTGGAATTCCCTGATTTTGTGTCAAAGAAAATCAAGAAAGGTGTGAGAACCAGCGCTCAATTGAAATGTGTTTTAGGGATCCCAGAAGGATTCTCATTGGGACCCATCAAGGCAAAGCTGGAACTCACTTATCAGGCCTGCGCACCCACTTTTTGTCTCCTTCCAAAAAAATTGGTGGTACCGCTGGAATTTAATGTTGTTGAAATCAAAGAGGAACCGTCGTCACAAAGCTCCCTCTCGAACGGAGGTATGTTTTCTCAGGCCCATGATAAGGGATGGCCTTTCATTTTTTTAACGGTCTTTCTGGCGGGTTTATTGACAAGTTTTACTCCTTGCGTTTTTCCGATGATCCCTATAACTCTCGCCGTCATCGGCTCGGTAGGAACAAAAAGAAGTCGGCTAAAAAACTTCGGAGTTAGCCTCGTCTACGTGGGTGGAATTGCCCTCTCATATTCCCTGCTGGGTGTAGGGGCCGCATTGACTGGATCAATCTTTGGATCTGTTCTTGGTCACCCACTTGTCGCGATTGGCTTTGCATCTATTTTCACTCTCATGGCCTTAGGTTCTTTCGGTCTTATTGAAATCCAAGCTCCCCTATTTATTCGACGACGTCTTGGAACCTTTCAAAGTAAAAGTCGCTGGATTGGTGCTTTTTTGTCTGGGCTGCTGGCTGGCGTCATTGCAGGCCCCTGCGTTGGACCTGTTCTTGTCAGCATTCTCGCCTTTGTCGCTCAAACCAAAGACCCATTTATGGGTTTTTTATTGCTGTTTACTTTTGCTGTGGGCATGGGCCAACTGTTTCTTGCTTTGGGGCTCTCCACCGAATTCATCCACAAACTTCCTAAAGCAGGACCTTGGATGAATATGACGAAATTTGCGTTTGGAACCACAATGACGGCCTTGGCCTTGTTCTATTTACGGCCAATAACTCACCCGCGGTTGTTTGATGGACTCATCGGACTGGTTTTTATTTTGATCTCGAGCACTCATGGTGCATTTAGCCCAATTCGAAAAATCGGCTCAATAAAAAGTTTGACCAAAGGGTTCCTGTTCATGGGATTCCTTATCGGCGTTCTTTTTATGGTAAAATCTTTGGCTCCTGAGCTTTTCAATGAAGGCTCAAACGGAAATCCACCTCACGAAAAATCAGAATTTCTTCATGGTTGGCAGCCCTATTCCTTGCTCCGGCTGGAAGAAGCCATAGCCCATGACAAGCCTGTCATTATCGATTTTTATGCAGACTGGTGTGTCGCTTGCAAGGAGCTTGAAACTCAAACATTTTCGGATCCGTTGGTCATTCAAAAAATAAGAAATTTCCTACCTCTCAGATTTGATGCAACTCGCACAAGCGAAGAGTTTGAAAGCCTCAAACAAAAGTTTGGCATACTGGGACTTCCCACTATCGTTATCTATGATGGAAAAAAATGGAGATCGGACCTTACCCTCACGGGTTTCGAAGATGCAACCGCATTTCTGAAACGCTTGACGCTCGATTGA
- a CDS encoding rRNA pseudouridine synthase, which produces MSPVPTSKLIRLNKYLADCGVSSRRKADELIDSGDVQINGKTVFELGIKVDPQNDRVTLKGKLLRQDNQKVYVMFYKPKHVLTSMSDPEGRPTVADYFRKLPFRLFPVGRLDWDTEGLILLTNDGEFAQKVMHPRHEIPKAYLAKLNGKPTDEQLRKLVQGVSIIGGRVRAQSADRARGKGSVQYDWVRVVITEGKNRQIRKMFEKIGFDVKKLQRVSIGQLKLGNLKHGEHKLLGPEDLRKIFARKVKKEKQKSLKKNALLKRT; this is translated from the coding sequence ATGTCTCCTGTCCCAACCAGCAAATTAATTCGCCTCAACAAGTACCTTGCAGATTGTGGCGTTTCCAGCCGACGCAAGGCCGATGAATTGATCGACTCGGGTGATGTTCAGATCAATGGGAAAACCGTTTTTGAACTGGGGATCAAGGTCGATCCTCAAAATGATCGGGTCACACTCAAAGGCAAACTCCTCCGCCAGGACAATCAAAAGGTTTATGTGATGTTTTATAAGCCTAAACATGTTCTGACTTCCATGAGCGATCCAGAAGGCCGCCCCACGGTGGCAGATTATTTTCGCAAACTGCCATTCAGATTATTTCCAGTGGGTCGTCTCGATTGGGACACAGAAGGCCTCATTCTTCTAACGAATGATGGCGAATTCGCCCAGAAAGTCATGCATCCTCGACATGAAATACCCAAGGCTTACCTGGCTAAGCTCAATGGCAAACCAACCGATGAGCAGCTCCGAAAACTCGTACAAGGAGTTTCTATCATCGGTGGCAGAGTCAGAGCACAAAGTGCCGATCGCGCCCGAGGCAAGGGCTCTGTTCAATACGATTGGGTGAGAGTGGTTATCACTGAAGGTAAAAATCGACAAATTCGAAAAATGTTTGAAAAAATTGGGTTTGACGTTAAAAAACTTCAGCGAGTTTCTATTGGCCAATTGAAACTTGGAAACCTCAAACACGGCGAACACAAGTTGTTAGGACCCGAAGACCTCCGCAAGATCTTCGCTCGCAAGGTGAAGAAGGAAAAACAAAAATCACTCAAGAAAAATGCACTTCTCAAGCGAACCTGA
- a CDS encoding NnrS family protein translates to MKYQAPYQIFFPLGVLCALFGAGVWLFQDILFSAPIVLIHSRTLAGGFLWSFIVGFLMTAVPRMSGTESASWWEILLSVGLILVQIFLAWFIDPKWFFMTGALLVLFLAFYGGRRLYKSRVRPPIFFSHIGLAFLVALVGCYSYAFGDSSLGILCYYVGPILLLILGIGTRFFSFLSGLPSEFENSKNPFKTPLFHLSGILMVLFLFLAGLGFEWAYLGLFILSLSYLIFIWRIYRRSERPSPLKYGVRIVATSIPLSFFLCWLRPDLQITWLHFLFIGCFSLLTFSVATRVTLAHGAYPIELELKTPVLWGLVLLMGLSLVFRVSFGLYGREGAGNHLCIWQYSFGWELY, encoded by the coding sequence ATGAAATACCAAGCCCCCTACCAAATTTTTTTTCCACTGGGAGTCTTGTGCGCTTTATTTGGGGCTGGTGTTTGGCTTTTTCAAGATATCTTGTTTTCGGCCCCAATTGTTTTGATTCATTCTCGAACTTTGGCGGGGGGCTTTCTTTGGAGTTTTATAGTTGGGTTTCTCATGACTGCAGTTCCTCGAATGTCCGGGACTGAATCCGCATCATGGTGGGAAATCCTTCTTTCGGTGGGACTTATTTTAGTCCAGATTTTTCTAGCTTGGTTTATTGATCCAAAGTGGTTTTTCATGACTGGTGCTCTGTTGGTCTTATTCCTGGCTTTTTATGGGGGCCGCAGGCTTTATAAAAGCCGAGTGAGGCCGCCCATTTTTTTTTCTCACATTGGCTTGGCTTTTTTAGTGGCGCTGGTGGGGTGTTATTCTTATGCATTTGGTGATTCTTCTCTAGGGATTCTCTGTTATTACGTGGGCCCTATTCTCCTTCTTATATTGGGAATAGGAACGCGTTTTTTTTCCTTTTTGTCGGGTCTGCCATCTGAGTTTGAGAATTCAAAGAATCCCTTCAAGACTCCTTTGTTTCATTTATCTGGAATTCTGATGGTCTTGTTTCTGTTTTTGGCTGGATTAGGATTCGAATGGGCTTATCTGGGGCTTTTTATTCTTTCTCTATCTTATCTGATATTTATCTGGAGGATTTATCGTCGATCAGAGCGCCCCTCACCCCTTAAATATGGGGTGCGAATTGTAGCGACATCCATTCCTCTCTCATTTTTTCTTTGTTGGCTGCGCCCGGACCTGCAGATCACTTGGCTTCATTTCCTATTTATTGGTTGTTTTTCTCTTCTCACTTTTTCGGTTGCAACTCGGGTGACTTTGGCCCACGGGGCCTATCCCATTGAATTGGAACTAAAAACCCCAGTTCTTTGGGGCTTGGTCTTACTGATGGGACTGTCCTTGGTTTTTCGCGTTTCATTTGGTTTGTATGGCCGAGAAGGCGCGGGTAATCATCTTTGCATTTGGCAGTATTCTTTTGGATGGGAGCTATATTGA
- the smpB gene encoding SsrA-binding protein SmpB → MQKVNGIKLVADNRKARFDYEVLETMEAGLVLMGSEVKSLRGGKCTLKDSYVSFQGSEAFLQNAHIPVYKPSSYNNHHPERLRKLLLNRSELDRVAAAIQEKGLTCIPLKIYFKQGKAKVELALARGKKRHDKRESLKTRDANREVQRSLRRSR, encoded by the coding sequence ATGCAGAAAGTGAACGGAATAAAGCTTGTAGCCGATAACCGAAAGGCTCGCTTTGATTATGAAGTTCTCGAAACGATGGAGGCAGGTCTTGTGCTCATGGGGAGTGAAGTGAAGTCTTTGCGAGGAGGAAAATGCACCTTGAAGGACTCCTACGTGTCATTTCAGGGGAGTGAGGCCTTTTTGCAGAACGCACATATTCCTGTTTACAAACCCAGCAGTTATAACAATCATCATCCTGAGAGATTGCGGAAATTGCTTCTGAATAGGTCTGAGTTAGACAGAGTCGCGGCAGCCATTCAGGAAAAAGGTCTGACATGTATACCCCTGAAGATCTATTTTAAGCAGGGCAAGGCAAAAGTTGAATTGGCCTTGGCCCGTGGAAAAAAGAGGCACGACAAACGCGAATCGCTTAAGACGCGCGACGCGAATCGCGAGGTTCAGCGCTCTTTGCGCCGGTCAAGGTGA
- the rsmA gene encoding ribosomal RNA small subunit methyltransferase A → MMNLKSLILSRLESNAATPKRSLGQNFLIDEQVVAKIIAAVKASPGELIIEVGPGLGSLTESLCKMDRPLVLIELDRQFADFWRERGQKMIEGDALQIEWDSLTLSPRTILVSNLPYQISSSLVIDRCLGPPELKTMILMFQKEVAQRITASPRNKNYGMLSVMSQTFWEITSVCNAGPRCFFPSPKIASQVLKFNRKDAFGNPSEVANSQSFLNFVKTAFSYRRKVIWKNLNIEYQKYGMKSEDAVLLGERLGVGRLARAEELSPLQFWNLYIEMGKVKCRK, encoded by the coding sequence ATGATGAATCTAAAATCCTTGATATTGTCTCGCTTGGAGTCAAATGCTGCGACTCCAAAAAGGTCTCTGGGTCAGAATTTTCTTATCGACGAACAAGTTGTCGCTAAGATAATTGCTGCGGTCAAAGCATCTCCAGGGGAGCTGATCATCGAGGTCGGTCCTGGCTTGGGATCCTTGACTGAATCGCTCTGCAAAATGGATAGGCCATTGGTATTGATAGAGCTTGATCGTCAATTCGCGGATTTTTGGCGCGAGCGTGGCCAAAAAATGATTGAAGGAGATGCCTTGCAAATTGAGTGGGACTCGCTGACTCTTTCTCCAAGGACAATTTTGGTGAGCAATCTGCCCTATCAAATTTCTTCTTCCTTGGTTATTGACAGGTGTCTTGGCCCGCCAGAGTTAAAAACAATGATTTTGATGTTTCAGAAAGAAGTCGCTCAACGTATCACAGCCTCTCCTCGGAATAAAAATTATGGAATGCTTTCAGTTATGTCTCAGACGTTCTGGGAGATTACTTCCGTGTGCAATGCGGGGCCAAGGTGTTTTTTTCCGTCTCCTAAAATAGCCAGTCAGGTGCTGAAGTTCAATCGCAAGGATGCTTTTGGTAATCCGTCTGAGGTAGCGAATAGTCAGTCCTTTCTGAATTTTGTGAAGACGGCATTTTCTTATCGACGCAAAGTGATTTGGAAGAACTTAAATATCGAATATCAGAAGTATGGTATGAAATCAGAGGATGCGGTTTTGCTGGGCGAGAGGTTGGGAGTCGGTCGATTGGCTCGGGCGGAAGAATTGAGTCCTTTGCAGTTTTGGAATTTGTATATCGAGATGGGAAAAGTGAAATGCAGAAAGTGA
- the tsaD gene encoding tRNA (adenosine(37)-N6)-threonylcarbamoyltransferase complex transferase subunit TsaD — translation MKAQFERVLALETSCDDTSVAIVMQNGWVEAVCSANQDLAHEPFGGVVPEIASRNHTLSILPLVDATLAKAGRSWTDIDGLAVTSRPGLVGSLLVGLVTAKSLALARNLPLVTVNHLEGHLWAGLLSDSQTPAPGGLVFPFIGLIISGGHTHLILVKGLGEYHVLGQTLDDAAGEAFDKFAKMAGLGFPGGVQVDRLAKLGDSSVFAFPRAMINESHLNFSFSGLKTSAQNQWLKMDASDRKANIHSICASYQEAIVDVLLAKLERAVQKTGVDRVLISGGVSANSRLRQAAQEWGCKRKIFVVVPPLRYCTDNAAMIGYPGILRLNRGERASDDIGPCPRSLPDDFIHSVDT, via the coding sequence ATGAAAGCTCAGTTCGAGCGGGTGTTGGCTCTTGAAACTAGCTGCGATGACACATCGGTTGCAATTGTCATGCAGAATGGTTGGGTTGAAGCCGTATGCTCTGCCAATCAAGATTTGGCCCACGAGCCCTTTGGAGGGGTTGTTCCTGAGATTGCTTCTAGAAATCACACTCTTAGTATTCTTCCCCTCGTAGACGCAACACTCGCAAAAGCGGGACGAAGTTGGACGGATATCGATGGTTTGGCCGTGACCTCGCGGCCGGGTCTTGTAGGATCCTTGTTGGTAGGACTTGTGACAGCAAAGTCTTTAGCCCTAGCTCGGAACTTGCCTTTGGTGACGGTGAACCATTTGGAGGGACACCTCTGGGCCGGACTCTTAAGTGACTCTCAGACGCCGGCCCCCGGAGGACTTGTTTTTCCTTTCATTGGACTAATCATTTCGGGAGGGCATACCCATTTGATTTTAGTTAAGGGTCTTGGAGAATACCACGTACTCGGGCAAACCTTAGATGACGCAGCGGGGGAGGCATTTGATAAGTTTGCAAAGATGGCAGGGCTGGGCTTTCCGGGTGGAGTTCAGGTCGATCGACTTGCAAAGTTGGGGGATTCCTCTGTGTTTGCATTTCCTCGAGCAATGATAAATGAATCTCACCTTAATTTTAGCTTCTCAGGATTAAAGACATCTGCACAAAATCAGTGGCTAAAGATGGATGCCTCTGACCGCAAGGCGAATATTCATTCGATCTGCGCATCCTATCAGGAAGCTATTGTGGATGTCTTGTTGGCCAAACTAGAAAGAGCAGTTCAGAAAACAGGCGTTGATCGTGTTCTTATTTCGGGAGGGGTCAGCGCGAATTCCCGGTTACGACAGGCGGCCCAAGAATGGGGTTGCAAACGAAAAATTTTTGTTGTTGTACCTCCTCTCCGTTATTGTACCGACAATGCCGCAATGATTGGTTATCCGGGAATACTGCGTCTTAACAGGGGGGAGCGGGCAAGTGATGACATAGGGCCCTGCCCAAGGTCGCTCCCCGATGATTTTATCCATTCGGTTGATACATGA
- a CDS encoding DUF4398 domain-containing protein: protein MKLLKFFIFSPLLFCGWSCASRPPISEYTIARAAMEAARDKEAARYASGFWHKAEEFYRKGEKSFQESDYVDARENFEKARIFAEKAENATRLRLFQTGDGGP, encoded by the coding sequence ATGAAGTTACTTAAGTTTTTTATATTTTCTCCACTCCTTTTTTGTGGCTGGAGTTGTGCCTCTCGGCCACCAATTTCCGAATACACGATCGCGAGGGCGGCCATGGAGGCCGCTCGTGACAAAGAAGCGGCTCGCTATGCTTCTGGATTTTGGCACAAGGCTGAGGAGTTCTACCGCAAGGGAGAGAAGTCCTTCCAAGAGTCTGATTATGTTGATGCCAGGGAGAATTTTGAAAAGGCGAGAATCTTTGCTGAAAAAGCTGAAAATGCGACTCGGTTGAGGTTGTTTCAAACAGGAGATGGAGGTCCATGA
- a CDS encoding OmpA family protein has product MSRFLALLFVSTAMIFTMSCGSSKKKEDTSQVGDVAADPNVSSEGMSFDPTGSDSGKIAGLNSVHFDYDQATLTTVARKSLSSNVQWIKNSPKLSIQIEGHCDSRGSIEYNLSLGERRAKAVKNYLVSLGIDAKRMTIISYGKEKLLAMGDTEEDHAKNRRANFVPLPE; this is encoded by the coding sequence ATGTCTAGGTTTCTCGCGCTATTATTCGTATCCACAGCCATGATATTCACGATGTCATGTGGAAGCTCTAAGAAAAAAGAAGATACATCTCAAGTAGGTGATGTGGCTGCCGATCCAAATGTTTCTTCAGAAGGGATGTCCTTTGATCCTACGGGAAGTGACAGTGGTAAAATTGCAGGTCTTAACAGCGTTCATTTTGATTACGACCAGGCGACCTTGACCACTGTGGCGCGAAAATCTCTTTCTTCTAACGTTCAGTGGATTAAGAATAGTCCGAAATTATCAATTCAAATCGAGGGTCATTGTGACTCAAGGGGCTCTATCGAGTACAACTTGTCTTTGGGTGAAAGAAGAGCCAAGGCAGTTAAGAATTATTTGGTGAGCTTGGGGATTGATGCCAAGCGGATGACAATTATTAGTTATGGTAAGGAAAAATTATTGGCAATGGGCGATACTGAAGAGGATCACGCCAAGAATCGCCGCGCTAACTTTGTTCCTCTCCCAGAATAA
- a CDS encoding single-stranded DNA-binding protein, producing MNSINSVILTGYLGTDPEVRESQSGYSYIHLNLATHQSRRKGADKEWETQTHWHRILVFGNLADRCRLQLRRGSPVAVEGSLSSMEMKNSSGQSYRQVTILANKLSFMFSKQNQDNNCTEEDLEFSASPPELAGDPTPLS from the coding sequence ATGAACAGTATCAATAGCGTCATTCTGACCGGCTACCTTGGCACCGACCCAGAAGTCAGAGAAAGCCAGAGCGGCTACTCTTACATTCACCTCAATCTAGCAACTCATCAGTCGCGTCGCAAAGGGGCCGACAAGGAATGGGAAACGCAAACACATTGGCACCGAATACTGGTCTTCGGCAATCTAGCAGATCGCTGTCGACTCCAACTTCGGCGTGGCTCCCCCGTTGCAGTCGAGGGAAGCCTGAGTTCGATGGAAATGAAAAACTCATCAGGCCAAAGTTACCGACAGGTCACAATTCTTGCTAATAAACTGAGTTTTATGTTTTCAAAGCAAAATCAAGATAATAATTGCACCGAGGAAGACCTAGAGTTCAGCGCAAGTCCACCTGAATTGGCAGGAGATCCGACACCTCTTTCTTGA
- a CDS encoding DUF2802 domain-containing protein: MDGMDWLQGLVDLVLAVGVYVLWVKLKQPPQDDPRLSRGLQLLQSKIAVLEDLSDRTELQVGQLTALLEQKVRQVQTKIEEFQKQLQMIDQSMQRSREVAEIFQDKIPHEEIIERQNTIKYIKAAQLAHEGRTVAEISQMVDLPIGEIEFIAKVNRDTLMFDSSALPEWAKQSGANDEAVGGQFTGTDSRDAFVFKESAEDFEFREKDLGRAFDIPEGDYSSLKKLGDEFRQACRDYEEQQVAQSRTEPHPVVESARSLTEKIIGKATEMLHDRGIAFKESARDQEQKLDPVFLPATDDCQDAKKSGAVDSPAIDSELEIIMPESVQGSPAGHKPIPFVLKKEEKVIRRVEFPRIDSNDPSR; the protein is encoded by the coding sequence ATGGATGGGATGGACTGGCTTCAAGGTTTGGTCGATCTGGTTTTGGCCGTGGGAGTTTATGTTCTTTGGGTAAAACTTAAGCAGCCACCGCAAGATGATCCTCGACTCAGCCGCGGGCTTCAATTGCTGCAGAGCAAAATCGCGGTCCTTGAAGATCTTTCGGATCGCACAGAGTTGCAGGTTGGGCAATTGACTGCTCTTTTGGAACAGAAGGTTCGGCAAGTTCAGACGAAAATTGAGGAATTTCAAAAGCAGCTTCAGATGATAGACCAATCAATGCAGAGAAGCCGAGAAGTTGCGGAGATATTCCAAGACAAAATCCCGCATGAGGAAATTATTGAAAGGCAAAATACGATTAAGTATATCAAGGCGGCTCAGCTTGCTCACGAAGGAAGGACAGTTGCTGAGATTTCTCAAATGGTGGATTTGCCTATCGGTGAGATAGAATTTATTGCAAAGGTCAATAGAGACACTTTAATGTTTGATTCTAGCGCTCTACCGGAGTGGGCCAAGCAGTCGGGTGCCAATGATGAAGCTGTTGGAGGCCAATTCACAGGTACTGATAGCCGTGATGCATTTGTATTCAAAGAGTCGGCTGAGGATTTTGAATTTCGAGAGAAAGATCTGGGGCGTGCCTTCGATATTCCCGAGGGAGATTATTCTTCTTTAAAAAAGTTGGGAGATGAATTTCGGCAAGCCTGTCGAGACTATGAGGAGCAGCAGGTGGCGCAGTCTCGAACTGAGCCCCATCCCGTGGTGGAGTCTGCTCGCAGTTTGACTGAGAAAATCATTGGCAAGGCCACCGAAATGCTGCACGACCGTGGAATTGCGTTTAAAGAGAGCGCTAGAGACCAGGAGCAGAAGCTGGATCCAGTCTTCCTTCCTGCCACAGATGATTGTCAGGATGCAAAGAAATCTGGAGCGGTTGATTCTCCGGCGATTGATTCCGAATTGGAGATCATAATGCCCGAATCAGTACAAGGGTCACCTGCAGGCCATAAGCCCATCCCTTTTGTGTTAAAAAAGGAGGAAAAAGTGATCAGAAGAGTGGAATTTCCCCGCATAGATTCGAACGATCCGTCGAGATAA